In Primulina eburnea isolate SZY01 chromosome 14, ASM2296580v1, whole genome shotgun sequence, the following proteins share a genomic window:
- the LOC140811180 gene encoding uncharacterized protein, producing the protein MDSVATSGSGTARCNKPDKTRRSWSGREEDVLIQSLKDITTKGWKSENGFKAGYLTLLENAMHTTLTGTNIRGNPHINSKIHVWKKTYSSLVTLLSKSGVGWNDTDNTIDATDETWESIVKHDPTMRAMRHKQWTHFNDWAEIFGNDRATGEQSKTFETALQQVLNLGEEVPHGDFLGENRTYIPFNGVDDSISETHTPTSKTNAGTSSKSKKRKHISEHDESIVEAINNLAHIMKDTMSQLIKEFSVDDKLSAIQDTVLEALQGLPDLSEDEQVAVAKLLFNNHNDLALFKRLGERGRICLVKKLLRSE; encoded by the exons ATGGACAGTGTAGCAACTTCTGGTAGCGGCACTGCGAGGTGCAACAAACCAGACAAGACACGGCGAAGTTGGAGTGGCCGTGAAGAAGATGTGCTAATTCAGTCACTGAAAGACATTACGACCAAGGGTTGGAAAAGTGAGAATGGTTTCAAAGCAGGTTACTTAACTTTGTTGGAGAATGCAATGCATACGACATTAACAGGAACAAATATACGTGGGAATCCTcatataaattcaaaaatacatGTGTGGAAAAAAACATATAGTAGTTTGGTGACATTGTTATCGAAGAGTGGAGTCGGTTGGAATGACACTGATAACACGATCGATGCTACAGACGAGACTTGGGAATCAATTGTGAAG CATGACCCAACTATGAGAGCAATGCGGCATAAGCAGTGGACGCATTTCAATGATTGGGCTGAAATCTTCGGAAATGATAGAGCTACTGGAGAGCAATCGAAGACTTTTGAGACTGCTTTACAACAAGTTCTTAATCTCGGTGAAGAAGTTCCACACGGAGATTTCCTTGGCGAGAATCGTACATATATCCCGTTCAATGGTGTTGATGATTCAATATCTGAGACGCATACGCCAACATCTAAAACAAATGCAGGTACGTCTTCTAAAAGTAAAAAAAGGAAGCACATTAGTGAGCATGATGAGTCCATAGTCGAAGCAATCAACAACCTCGCTCACATAATGAAAGACACGATGTCACAATTGATCAAGGAATTTTCCGTCGACGACAAACTCTCTGCTATTCAAGATACGGTTTTGGAGGCATTGCAAGGTCTTCCTGACCTTTCAGAAGATGAACAAGTTGCTGTAGCTAAGTTGTTATTCAACAACCATAACGACTTGGCCCTATTCAAAAGACTTGGCGAACGTGGGAGGATTTGCTTGGTTAAGAAGTTGTTGCGTAGCGAGTAA
- the LOC140812726 gene encoding uncharacterized protein, translating to MDMKRRKLLLLVMVQQILFTNVVLLYLLIRRRPRMVARRHRATRNTPVTYNMTQRINAQFCHLNMIIDAGDVQCLLNLRMNRNAFGRLCYLLMHIGGLTDSRYVRVQEKVAMFLSVLAHHKKNRVTSHDYMRSGQTVSAHFHEVMRALLKLYTLLLVKPTPVDETCDSEPWKWFEGCLGALDGTHIGVHVRARDKAKYRTRKGTIAVNVLGVCDRNMNFIYALTGWEGSAADARVLRDALTRDDAFKVPRGCYYLCDNGYANVDGFLTPYRRVRYHRDAWGNRASAPQDHKELFNWRHSQARNIIERAFGLLKKRWAILRSPSFYPLHVQNQIILACILLHNFIRNQMPDYPLEEYDEKVGSPIHDTHNEYISSLESSNECVNWRDQCAMSMWNTYH from the exons ATGGACATGAAACGTAGAAAACTTCTACTGCTTGTAATGGTACAACAAATATTGTTTACAAATGTGGTGCTGTTGTATCTTCTAATCCGACGACGTCCGAGAATGGTTGCCCGTCGACATCGTGCTACTCGTAATACACCTGTTACGTACAACATGACACAAAGAATCAATGCTCAATTTTGCCATTTGAATATGATTATTGATGCGGGTGATGTTCAATGTCTGCTGAACTTGAGAATGAATCGAAATGCATTTGGAAGGTTGTGCTATCTTCTAATGCACATAGGAGGACTAACAGATTCTCGGTATGTCCGCGTCCAAGAAAAGGTTGCAATGTTTTTGTCTGTATTGGCACACCATAAGAAAAATCGGGTAACCAGTCACGATTACATGCGTAGTGGGCAGACAGTCAGCGCACATTTTCATGAAGTTATGCGTGCGTTGTTGAAATTGTATACGTTACTTCTTGTGAAGCCTACCCCTGTGGATGAGACATGTGACAGCGAGCCTTGGAAATGGTTTGAG GGTTGTCTAGGTGCATTGGATGGAACTCATATCGGCGTACACGTTCGTGCCAGAGACAAAGCAAAATATAGAACCAGAAAAGGAACTATTGCAGTTAACGTTTTGGGGGTTTGTGATCGAAATATGAACTTTATTTACGCTCTAACTGGTTGGGAAGGATCGGccgccgatgccagagttttaCGAGATGCATTAACTCGGGATGATGCATTCAAGGTTCCAAGAG GTTGTTATTACCTTTGTGACAATGGATACGCTAATGTGGATGGTTTCTTGACTCCGTACAGACGAGTAAGATATCATAGGGATGCTTGGGGCAATCGTGCATCAGCACCACAAGATCACAAGGAGTTATTTAATTGGAGGCATTCGCAAGCAAGAAACATTATTGAAAGAGCGTTTGGTTTGTTGAAAAAGAGATGGGCTATCCTTCGAAGTCCTTCATTCTACCCCTTGCATGTTCAAAACCAAATAATTCTGGCTTGCATTCTATTACATAATTTCATCCGTAATCAAATGCCGGACTATCCTTTAGAGGAATACGATGAAAAAGTTGGCAGTCCAATTCATGATACACATAATGAGTACATTAGCAGTTTGGAGTCATCGAACGAATGTGTTAATTGGCGAGATCAGTGTGCAATGTCCATGTGGAACACCTACCACTAA